From Uloborus diversus isolate 005 chromosome 8, Udiv.v.3.1, whole genome shotgun sequence, a single genomic window includes:
- the LOC129227726 gene encoding uncharacterized protein LOC129227726 — protein MNFILFTFTFITIVYFVAALSIIKDDSKRHRFPRETGNSDPTKIVRDFLREARSESGEVDLNALLTENVVDPTTLSSFNISSDGFITKVFGMFTELQLYGLKDFRVKKVSMSLAQMNLSAEMFLPVLSIVGHYYLDGTVTFFPISGEGPFWMNMTSIILTGHSLIETTPAGKLAMGDIQLNSVVEDISLHFENLMGGGAWGSISNSLLNQLSEMILGELKPTLLSELSSYLKHQFDDVLFEQLPDGFMGPGSTNLVDNILERTSAFMVERKMEPMSLPNLKEVYERQILFMTTRGEIGMYNGTLHGLSTINRRGDVVTVFENNSFELEADFGFDNLTGNYSWFADVMGVRTSGTMDIQVKDVEGFVRLKQQLKSGSRLELDTLYVKDIRHVWLDLQGLGTWDYLMESVVNLVTNGLKLQLADAITQPVKESIQEQLDALNIGIP, from the coding sequence atgACAGCAAGAGGCATCGGTTTCCGAGAGAAACTGGCAATTCAGATCCTACTAAAATAGTCAGAGATTTTTTGCGAGAAGCCAGGTCGGAGTCTGGAGAAGTGGACTTGAACGCTCTGCTGACGGAAAATGTCGTGGATCCGACGACGCTGTCGTCGTTCAACATATCCAGCGACGGCTTCATCACCAAAGTTTTCGGCATGTTCACAGAACTGCAGTTGTATGGCCTGAAGGACTTTCGCGTGAAAAAAGTGTCGATGAGCCTTGCTCAGATGAATCTTTCAGCAGAAATGTTCCTCCCAGTCTTGAGCATTGTTGGACATTATTACCTAGATGGGACAGTGACTTTTTTCCCAATATCTGGAGAAGGTCCATTCTGGATGAATATGACTTCAATTATTCTCACCGGGCATTCTCTCATCGAAACAACTCCAGCAGGAAAATTAGCAATGGGGGACATCCAGCTGAACAGCGTGGTTGAAGATATAAGTCTGCATTTCGAGAACCTTATGGGAGGAGGAGCCTGGGGTTCCATATCCAACAGCCTTTTAAATCAACTAAGCGAGATGATACTTGGAGAACTCAAACCCACTCTACTTAGCGAGCTTAGTTCCTATTTAAAACACCAGTTTGATGATGTTCTGTTCGAGCAACTACCTGATGGCTTCATGGGTCCTGGCTCAACAAATCTGGTGGATAATATCTTGGAGCGAACTTCAGCCTTCATGGTGGAGAGAAAGATGGAGCCGATGTCGTTGCCCAATTTGAAAGAAGTTTATGAAAGGCAAATTCTTTTCATGACAACAAGGGGAGAAATCGGTATGTACAACGGAACTTTGCACGGGCTGTCGACTATCAACAGACGCGGAGATGTCGTGACTGTATTCGAAAACAATTCTTTTGAGCTCGAAGCAGATTTTGGATTCGACAACTTGACTGGTAACTATTCATGGTTCGCTGACGTTATGGGAGTAAGAACTAGTGGAACCATGGATATTCAAGTGAAAGACGTTGAAGGATTCGTGAGACTCAAGCAGCAACTGAAGTCCGGGAGCCGTCTTGAGTTGGACACTCTTTATGTTAAAGACATTAGACATGTGTGGTTGGATCTTCAGGGCTTAGGGACTTGGGACTACTTGATGGAATCTGTTGTTAATCTTGTTACAAATGGGTTGAAGCTACAGCTTGCAGACGCAATAACACAACCTGTGAAGGAGAGCATTCAAGAACAGTTAGATGCTTTAAACATTGGTATTCCGTAA